Proteins from a single region of Shinella zoogloeoides:
- the dnaA gene encoding chromosomal replication initiator protein DnaA — translation MKHDALFERVSARLKAQVGPDVFASWFGRLKIHSVSKSVVRLSVPTTFLKSWINNRYLDLITNLFQQEDAEILKVEILVRTATRGVRAGMAEETAVAEQPAPQAQQRRPAGGPQPVANVVASVAATAQPRAPQSGPLFGSPLDQRYTFDAFVEGTSNRVALAAARTIAEAGAGAVRFNPLFIHSSVGLGKTHLLQAIALGALSSARNPRVVYLTAEYFMWRFATAIRDNDALSLKETLRNIDLLIIDDMQFLQGNSIQNEFCHLLNMLLDSAKQVVVAADRAPWELESLDPRVRSRLQGGVAIEMEAPDYEMRLEILKRRLAVAQQEDGSLDIPVDILSHVARNITASGRELEGAFNQLLFRRSFEPNLTIERVDELLGHLVAAGEPRRVRIEDIQRVVAKHYNVSRQELVSNRRTRVIVKPRQIAMYLSKTLTPRSFPEIGRRFGGRDHTTVLHAVRKIEELISGDTKLSHEIELLKRLINE, via the coding sequence CTTTTCGAACGGGTCAGTGCGCGCCTGAAGGCGCAGGTCGGTCCGGACGTCTTCGCGAGCTGGTTCGGTCGCCTCAAGATCCATTCGGTTTCCAAGAGCGTCGTGCGCCTTTCGGTGCCCACGACCTTCCTGAAGTCCTGGATCAACAACCGTTACCTCGACCTCATCACCAATCTCTTCCAGCAGGAGGATGCTGAAATCCTCAAGGTGGAAATCCTGGTGCGCACCGCCACCCGCGGCGTCCGCGCCGGCATGGCCGAGGAAACGGCCGTTGCTGAGCAGCCCGCCCCGCAGGCGCAGCAGCGCCGCCCGGCCGGCGGCCCGCAGCCGGTGGCCAATGTCGTCGCATCGGTAGCCGCCACGGCCCAGCCGCGCGCGCCGCAGTCCGGCCCGCTCTTCGGCTCGCCACTCGACCAGCGCTACACGTTCGACGCCTTCGTCGAAGGCACATCGAACCGCGTCGCCCTTGCCGCTGCCCGCACCATCGCGGAAGCCGGCGCCGGCGCCGTGCGCTTCAACCCGCTCTTCATCCATTCCAGTGTCGGCCTCGGCAAGACGCATCTCCTGCAGGCGATCGCGCTCGGCGCGCTCTCCAGCGCCCGCAATCCGCGCGTCGTCTACCTGACGGCCGAATATTTCATGTGGCGCTTCGCCACCGCGATCCGCGACAACGATGCGCTCTCCCTCAAGGAGACACTGCGCAACATCGATCTGCTGATCATCGACGACATGCAGTTCCTGCAGGGTAACTCGATCCAGAACGAGTTCTGCCACCTGCTCAACATGTTGCTCGATTCCGCCAAGCAGGTCGTGGTCGCCGCCGACCGCGCGCCCTGGGAACTGGAATCGCTCGATCCGCGCGTGCGTTCCCGCCTTCAGGGTGGCGTCGCCATCGAGATGGAAGCGCCGGACTACGAGATGCGCCTTGAAATCCTCAAGCGCCGCCTCGCCGTGGCGCAGCAGGAGGACGGCTCGCTCGATATCCCGGTCGATATCCTCAGCCACGTCGCCCGCAACATCACGGCCAGCGGCCGCGAGCTTGAAGGCGCGTTCAACCAGCTCCTCTTCCGCCGCTCCTTCGAGCCGAACCTGACGATCGAGCGCGTCGACGAACTGCTCGGCCATCTGGTCGCCGCCGGCGAGCCGCGCCGCGTGCGCATCGAGGACATCCAGCGCGTTGTCGCCAAGCACTACAACGTCTCGCGCCAGGAGCTGGTCTCGAACCGCCGCACGCGCGTCATCGTCAAACCGCGCCAGATCGCCATGTATCTCTCGAAGACGCTGACGCCACGCTCCTTCCCGGAGATCGGCCGCCGCTTCGGCGGGCGCGACCACACGACCGTGCTGCATGCCGTGCGCAAGATCGAGGAACTGATCTCGGGCGACACCAAGCTCAGCCATGAGATCGAGCTTCTGAAGCGCCTGATCAACGAATAG